In Castor canadensis chromosome 6, mCasCan1.hap1v2, whole genome shotgun sequence, the genomic window AAGATAATGTCTGCCTCACACCCATTCAAGCTCCAGAGACAACCTTTACAAGTTCATTTCTGGCTCCTGGACTTCTCCCCGATGCCCGCCCCCCTCAAATCACCAACACGCCCCTGTGATTGTCCTCTGGTCACATCACCACTGTCACCACAGCACCCCAGCAACCCTTCAGAGGGAGAGGGGGCGTTCCCTGCACTGCAGAACGGCTGGCGTTGGGGATGGGTAGGGAAGACTTGGAGAAGGGAGAGTTTGATTTGAcatttatcttttaagttttagcaaggatttatttttagtataacaggataaagtatagacaaaggGAGGGTGCAGAGGAAGAGAGCGAGAGAAAACATTTCTTGCCCTCATGCagaaggcattttttaaaaaagaagtacgGAAGATGTTAGTTAACCCCGTGGTGTTGACACTTGGAGCAGGAAATTGGTTTTGTAGCCATGGAATTAGTCTGTGCTGTGTTTGCTCCGAAAGGTGTCTGCAGTGTTCACTAGAATCAACCATGCCACTTTTACAACTGCAAATTAAATAGAATTAATTTAATATGCTTGTAGTTATGGTGTACCTGTGCCCAAAAGAAGGGCTTTTAAATTTTGGCTCAGAAGACTTAGGAGTTCAATAAATTGAGCATTGAGCAAGGTCCTGGGGGTCAGGggcaggactcaagtggtagagcgcctgcctagcaagcacaaggtcctgagttcaaattcagtcctgaaaaaaaaagtcctggacTGATGGCTGACCTGTCTGTGCTCAAAGCTCCTGGGACAGTCAGGAAACTAATCAACATGGAAAGACGGTGTGATGCCAAAGCAAGTGGGAGGGCCTGGCCTTCCAGCAAACGGGGCCACAGAAGACAGATCAAAGGCAATTCACGCAGACCCAAAGATCCCTAGGGAAAAGGGCAACTTGCAGGGCAAACACAGTGTGGTCCCTCACGGGAAAAGAAggcagggcttgctaggcaggcgctgtaccacttgagccactccaccagtcttgttttgtgttgggtatttttgagataggttctcatgaactttttctgGGGCTGACctcaccatgatcctcctgatctctgcctcctaagtagctaggattataggcatgcatgaGCTACCGATGCCTGGCACAAGCTCATTCTTCCCCTAAAAAAATAGTTGCTACCTTCTAAAATTGCCTACACAACTCTCTCCTCTATGGAGGCGGTAATTAAACAACCACGTGGGCCTGAGGTTTATATTGTGTGTGGTTCTGGACACGTGTGCATGTCAGCAGAGTTTGCCTTTCCTCCTGTCCATCTGCCCCTTGTCAGGCAATTATGGAACCTTCAAAGGGAAAGTCTGAACTTCCCAGACTACACGTCTACCTAATGGCAAAGATGAAAGGATCCTCCGCAAGCCATTCTCCTCGATACTTCTGGGCAGGGCTGGCCACGCCTGTCTTGTATGCGTGCTTGCTGTGTAGACACTGGGCGCAAGGTCCTCGGCAGCACCAAGGGAGGGCAGCCTGGCACCCAGTGCTAAGTGGTGCCTTACTAACTCTCACAAAAGTCCTTGAAGCAGGTGTGAGCgttgtcccattttacagatggggaaactgagtcctgTTTAGTGAGGGGTTGAACCCAGGCAGCCTGATCTGTGGGCTTAATCCAAAGACTTCGTGAGAGCCCCACCCTAGCCGGGCAGATCCTGTGGAGGCTGTGGTGGGCATGTGGCTGCAGATGACAAATTCCAGCGTGGCAGTTTTGGGAAACCGCACTTCAGCTTCTCTCGGGCCCTCCCAGGGTCACCTGGTGCAGGGTGCAGAGACCTCAACCGCCCGGCTAAAGACCTTGTGTCATCCATGTGGCAGTGGAGAGCCATGGCTGGTTTTTAACCAGGGAGCACTGGGAGCACGGCTGGGCACGGCACCCTCATGAAGAACCCTTCTGGTGGGGGGTGTGAGGGTGCAGAGAGCCAGGAGGCTTGCAAGTGGCAGGATGGGGACCAGCGGTTGTGAGATAGAAGAGAAGGTGGGGCGGCCTTTAAAAGAAGGGgcctgggggtgcagctcagtggtgagcGCCTGCCTCGCATGTGTCAGGCcctgcaaaaaggaaaaacaagctgGGCGTGATAGCacacactcaggagactgaggcaggagggtggagagttcaaggccagcccgggctacatagtgagaccctgtctcaaacaaacaaactacaGGCCCCCGTTCCTACTTGTGGGAGTACAGAGAGAAGTACATGTCCACAGAAAGAGAAGTCTCAGGAATTAAAGGGATGACAGGACGCACTTTTATTATGCTTCTGAACCAAAGACCTAAAGTCCAGgcactgtgactcatgcctgaaatcctagttactcaggaggcagaaatcaggaggatcgagatttgaggtcagcaagagaccctatcagaaatatccaacacaaaaaaagggctggcggggtTATTGACAACATTCGGTTTTGCTTACCGTCGTGACATCCGCCCAGAGAACAGATCAAACTGTGTTCCTGGGGTGAGGGTCCAGGGCATCCAGGTGGAAACCAGTCCAGGATGAGGGTCTGGCTTTAGCCAGCTGAGGGCCATGTCGGGGAATGCAGGACATAGCTGGACAGATGGACCTGCCGGGCTCCTCCTGCTGTCCTGGACTTGATCCTGACACCCCCTCGACAGCCAGTCCCTGGGGACAGCTTGGCGGAGCTGTAGGAATCTGTGTCCCTTTCCTGAGATCTGATACAAGAAGGGCCTCACCCCAGGAAACTAAGGGGAAGACCCAGAAAACCAAACGAGTGGGCGATGGTCCTGTTTGAGGGGGGCTTGGTTTGTGGAATTTAGGGGCCACTTCTGCCTACTCCTGGGGAACACTAATCCTCACTTCATCTGTTCCCATTGTCACTTCCTGGGGCCACAGGGAAAAACCTGACACTGGGCTGTAATCCTGGTGCCTTGTGGCATTTTGTCTTCCCAGGGTGGCTTTACGATCCCTTCTTATaaatcatgtttgtttgtttatttattttgcttttttgaggtagggtcttgaaaCGTATCCCAGGCTGGCAGAATTCtgctgcctcagctttccaagtgctagggttacaggtgtctGCCACCACGCCCGGCGTGAGCCATGGTTTGTGTCTCCTGTTCTCGCAGTGGGAATGAATCTCCCCGCTCTGGCAGGGGCCATCTCTCTGGTGACTGTTAGTCACCTCCTGGTGGCCAGGCTCCAGGATCAGAACCTGAGAATCTTGGTGCAGAGTGGAATTGTGAGGCTGCATTCTGTGCCCTGGAGACACAGCCCTGCCCAGCTCCTCCCCAGCCCCCAATACCCGCCCTCAATGGGATGACTCCTCCCAGCTGGCCTGGGTCGCTCCTTCATGTCAGCCTCTGCCTGTCCTGTGCTGGAGCATAGGGGGGCGTTTCCTGGCCTGACCTCAGGCTCCCGCCCGCTGCTCCTGGGCGCCTCAGGGGGGCTAGCCATGTCCACAGTGCAAGAAGCAGGTAGGAGGCCAGGAacaaggtggaggtggaggtggaggggcCAGGCCGGGGGTCTGGGAGGAAAAGGGGCAGGGAGATACAAGGCCTTCACAGCAGAGGCACCGGGGGCCTCTGGcttcttccctctgtccctccacCACAGACCTCTTCTCAGGGATCCTCCCACAGTCATTCCCCAAGCTCACCTGTGGCACAAACTCAAGACCCCAGGATAGCACCATCTCAGAGACCCCCTGTCTTTGAGGGGGGCTAAGGCCCAAGGAAAACCAAGTTCTGGCAACACAGAACAATGGCTGAGAGAAGGAGGCCAGGATCCAAGATGGGGTCTTtgtggcccaggctagccttgaccctcctgcctcagcctccagagggctgggattacaggtgtgcattacACCACTGTACCTGGTTAACCCCAATAAATTTGCTGTCCTCTGACAGAGGGTAGAAAATTAATCTTCCCAGCCACACAGGCAGCTTCCCTACTTCTGGGGTGctcttgatcttttaaaaatcagagatggCGTTCTGAAATGATCCAGACATATTTCTAGCTTGCAGGGGGGCAGGGCTTCATTGTGGAGGAGGAAGGTTCGAATCCTTACTATCAGCTTGGCTGATCCTTGAGTTCAGTTAAATGTTTACTGagggctagaggcgtggctcagatggtagaatgcctgcctcgaAAGTGTAGGGCCTTAGCccggcactggtagctcacgcctataatcccagttacttgggaggcagagatagggaggattacagtttgaggccagccagagcaaatagttcattagccccatctccaaagtaaccagagtaaaatgtacTGGAGGAGTGGTGCAAGTGcagtcctgagtttgaaccccagtactgcccaaacacATGTTTGTCCAGTACTTATGTTCTGATGTTTccaacacagagaaaagacaCTACCCAGCCCCCAAGGGTTTCAGTGAGCCTCGCTCAGTGGGGAGCCAGGGTCTTCCCCCAGCTGTGAACTGGGGATAATAATGTCTGTCTGTCCTGACACGGGGAATCAGGTAGGATGCTAGGCCATGGACCTATGAATCCCCCAGGTGCCCACGCAGAACAGGACAGGTGTGTGGCAGATGTTGGTGTCGTCCTCGAAGTGCCATTTGGACATGGCAATTCTGTCACTCTGGAAGGTAACGGGGCAAAATGTCCCCAAAGAAGGGACATCTGAAGTCTTAACAGTTTAAAGAAGTCTGGCATGCTCAAGTCACACAAGGAGTTTCCAGAACATTCTAGATGGGACCCAGTTGTTCTTGTAACCACGGCCCACTCACTCCCTGCGCCACTCTGGGCACCCACATTTGCATAAAGTTCCCCCGATCAAGAAGTTTTGGTGGGCGCCGGGGCTCAGgcctccagctactcaggagccagagatcaggaagatctcggttctcagccagcccgggcaaatagttcgcaagacacCGTCTtgaaaaaagcccttcacaaaaaagggctggtgagtggctttaaggtgtaggccctgagttcaaaccccagaactgtaaACTAAAAGAGAAAAGTTTCCGTGGGCTGCGGTGGCTCGTGGCTCAGGGTAGACTGCTTGCCCTGGGTTACAGCACTGCTCActccccttaaaaaaaagaatgaacaagcTTTGCAGCCTTGCCCCGGCCAAGGGCATTCAGCTGACGTCGCACGTACCAGCGCGTTGGCCTCTGCGTTTGGCCTGTCAGTCTGGATACGTGAGCACAGCCATTAATACTGCAACAGCTCTGTGCGCTTGGGAGAATTGCTAGAGAGCCAGCtgtagtggtatacacctgtaatccctgcatttgggaggctgaggcaggagggtcatgagttcaaggccagcctgggctacacaggaagacagactgtgtctcaaaaaccTATATAAAAAATTGTTTGAAAATGTGGACCACGGGAGACTCTGTTTCACTGTAGGAGAATTAAGTGGTAAGGACGGAGACTGAAGGGCGTCGTGTGAGTTTAAGAACGTCTTATGATACAGCTTTAACGGAGACATCGCTGTGTGCCATGTGAAActcatgcttaatttataaaatagttaGAAATATTTTACCTCCTCCGATTGTAAGGCTAACTTACTGCAGGCTGACCACAAAACTGAAATGTTCCAAGTGTTTATCTAAGATAAACATTTAGCAAGTATTCAGCAAATGTTTGGCAAGGTCCTCCCCGGAGCGAGGCACTTGTCATCGGTTACAGTCTTGGAGACATTTAGTTTGCTTCTGCCTTTTTGGGTGCCATCCCAGGATGTGAGTTGCCAGGTGACTGCGTGTGCCAAGAATTTCTCGTGACCGGTTATCAGCGGGTCTCAGCCTCAGGACCATGCAAGGGCACGATCTTTGTTTCTGGTACACTTGGGGAGAGTTATGGTCTCCTGTGACACTTGTCCCAGCCCCCAGACAGGGCCAGCCCATCCCACTTAACCAGCCCCCCTAGTGGGGGCCCCAGAGGAAGCATTTATACACAGCAGTCAAGAGCAAAATTTACTTGTTCTTACGGAAGTGGTAATACTAAACAATTTTTAAGATAGCCATGgcggtacacatctgtaatctcagccattCCGGGAGGTggggtaggaggatcttggtttgagtccAGTGCAAGCAAAGGCACAGCCCCTATGTgaacctcaagtggtagagaggcaagcgggaggccctaagttcaagcctcagtcaGTACTAACAAAGATTAAAAATGGAAGTATATTTTGCAGGGACCAAGTAACTCACACCTGTGACAGCagcgtgtgtgtgttgtgtgtgtctgagaaagagagaggagagagaggggtgggcaggtgtgtgtgtgggacagacagacagacaccttAGAAAGAGCCTAAACCAGTCCATAGGATTGTTTTGCACCTGTGGTGGTTGGCACCTGTGTCTGTGGGAGGCCataggactgcagtctgaggctggcctagggCAAAAATTCCAGGCCCTatcagaaaaaaaaccaaagcaccCCCTCCTGCcccacaaaaaaggctggagatgtggctcaagcggcaattgcgaagccctgagttcaaatccagctccaccaaaaccaaaacaagactGGGGAAGTCGGGGACGCAGGGCAGgtgggcacttttttttttttttttaataatcagtGGCCACAGCCCCCGTAAATGGCCTAATGTGTCCCAAAAGGAGAGGTCACAGAGGCGGGGTGGGCCCAGTCAGGACAAGCGGAGGGCGGCCTGGGGCCTCACCCGCCGCATGGGTGGTGGCCTCGGAGCACGGCGGGTCGGGGACTCTGCTGTCGCGCTGGGTAGGGGAGCCGCGGCCCGCAGAGGTGGACGAGCCTATGCAGCGTGTAGGACTAGCGCGCAGCACCGCTTTGCCCGCGCCTCTGAGCGCCACGTGGTCCAAGAGCCGCCGAGAGGGGCGGGGCGGAGCGCGGAGGAGCCGCGGCCTCTTTAAGACGCTCATTTGGCCCCGCCCCCGCGCCCCGCCCCCGCGCCGCCCCACGTGACCCGGGTGTTGTGaccggagggagggagggcggggAAGCCGCGGCGCGCCCGCCCCGCCCGGCGCGCGCCTCACTGGGCCGAGCCGCCCGGCCGCCGCCGACCCCGCCGCCGTCCCCCGCCGGGCCGAGGAGCCGAGCCGGGCCGGGCGCGGGCCGGGGCCGCCATGGACCACAAGCCCCTGCTGCAGGAGCGGCCGCCCGCCTACAACCTGGAGGCCGGCCAGGGCGACTACGCGTGCGGCCCGCACGGCTACGGCGCCATCCCCACCgcgcccccgccgccgccgccgccctacCCCTACCTCGTCACAGGTGGGCCTGGGCTGGCGGGGCCGGGGCGGAACCGggcgcggggggcggggggcggctTCCCGGCCCCGCGCCGCGGGCACCCGCTCGGCCCGGGCCTGCGGCGCGCCCTTCCCGGCCAGGCCCGGCCCGGTTGCGGTGAACTTTGTGTCGCGGGCGCACTTGGCACCGGAGGGCGGGGGGGAGGGCAGGGCGGCCGTAGTGACAGTGTCGCCCCATTCCCCCTCGCCCCACAGGGATCCCCACCCCGCACCCCAGGGTCTACAACATCCACAGCCGGACGGTCACCCGGTACCCCGCCAACTCCATCGTGGTCGTCGGAGGCTGCCCGGTGTGCAGGTGAGTCCCGGGGGGAGGGGCGGGGTCCCGCCGGGGACAGGGACAGCGACAGGGAGCAGCCGGGTCCGCTCGCCCCAGCTCTGAATAACTTGGGGGACACTGGGCTCCCCGTTCCTAGGGCGCTGTGTGCACTGGGGGCTCTGGCAGCCCCCAGGGAGTGGGGTGCAGAAATGTGAACTCGGGGACCCGCGAATCCAGgcccttctcccacccccctcGGTTTTTGCAAGTTTTCGTTCTTTTCAGGAGCGCCCATACTTGACCTGGGTGGCCGGTGTGTCTGAAGAGCGGGGTCGAGTGGCCCTGGGAGCGGCAGCTGTGAGGGTCAGGAATCCTGAGCCCGACTTCACTGCTGGCCACTAGCTGGCCCAGGAGACCCTGGTTCTTTGTTCCCGGCAGGAGCGTTTTTTCCATAGCCCCAAAGCGGGGACAGGAGCTCGGGAGGACGGGGTTTGGAGGTTCTGGGGCAGCGGACTCGGGACTCACGCAGGAGGTCAAGTGTGGTCATGAGTTAGGAAAGCTGGGTTTGGACTTCATTTCAGAGGTGTGTGTGTCCCTGTCCCCGTCCCCGCCGGGCCATGGGATTTCACAGCCCTGGGAACAGCTGCTGTCCCTCTCAGCTAACCTATGTGTCCGGTAAAGGGGAGTGTGGGCCCTTCCCCCACCCAGGAACCCCAGTGCACACCCAGGCTGGGGTGTCTGACCTTGCGAGCGATCGTGGTCCCACTAATGCTTTGGCCTTTGGGGCAGGAATTGGTACCCCCCCCTCCCGGTGGCTGTTTGGTCCAAGGCACACAGTGCGAGTTTATTGTGTGCTTGGTTCTTTGAAGGAGGTGCTGGGTCTGGGTGAAGAGGAGGCATGGCCTGGGGGTGGCTCACCCCGATGAGCCAGGGGGACAAGATGGGGTGCCCTTTGCAGAGCCACTGGGAGTCCTTCTGGAAGAGTGCATGATGAGGTGGGAGTTGGGAGGCTGCTGGCGTTTAGCCAAATCCTGTGGGCTTGGAGGCCTGCCATGCCCAGGGCTCTCTGTCCCAGCTCAGCCCGGCTGGAGCACTCCAGGGGAGGGGTCTTCGAGTGATATCCCCAGTTTAAGGAGGGGTGTCCAGCTGAACAGAGGACGGAGGCCGTGCCTGGAGGGGTTTGGCTGGGCTTCCGTGACTGTCAGTGTTGTCAGCCCTGCTGGCTACAACTGGGTTCTCTTTTCCCATCAGGGATGGGGTACCCGGGGAGAGGTCCGTGACCCTAAGCTCAGAGGCGGGGAgcctgtagctcagtggtgtggCCAGAGGCAGAGGAGGCCAGGAGCTGTGGTGGACAAGTGACATCCCAGGGCTGAGCCGCCACTGGCTGGCCTGCtggcaggggggaggggaggagggaacacTTTCCCTgacccttccctttctctaagAGGCCCCTTGTGTCATTTCCGAGGTTTGTGGCTTCTGCCAGTAGGGCTCCCCTGTCGCCCAAAGTCTAGAAAACATCAAGCCGCACCCTCTGCCCTCTGGGTTCTTGTGGGGTGCTGCCTTCATTTAGGAACTGGTGGCTTCTCCTGTGACACTGGGCAGTGATGGCCAGCATAGAGGAGGCTGGGGCCTTTGAGGACAAGTTTTGGGGTGCTCAGCTCTTAAAGCAGGGACCAGTGT contains:
- the Bri3 gene encoding membrane protein BRI3 — protein: MDHKPLLQERPPAYNLEAGQGDYACGPHGYGAIPTAPPPPPPPYPYLVTGIPTPHPRVYNIHSRTVTRYPANSIVVVGGCPVCRVGVLEDSFTFLGIFLAIVLFPFGFICCFALRERRCPNCGATFT